The Roseofilum reptotaenium CS-1145 genomic sequence TGAAACCGAAGCCCAATTTGGTAAAAGAGCCGACGAACGTCGTGCAAATCTCAAAAATGCCTTTACTGTGAACACGGCTCGGATTTCCCGTGATCCTCACTCCCCTGTGCTATTGTTGGACGATATCTATACCACAGGGGCAACGGTGCAATCTGCAACCCAAGCCTTGCGTTATCAGGGAATATCTGTTTATGGTGTAGTCGCGATCGCGACGACTTCCACCACCCAACCTCCCAATTAATCTTTCCTCAGTTTATTCATGAGCGCCAATTCCATAGCGCAATTACTTTATGTTTCCTTCCCCAGAACACCCGACTCCCTTAAGGGTTCTCATTGTTGAAGATGACCCCATGATGCAACTAGGCTTAGAACAAACCCTAACCGAATTCCCCCACTTGGAAATTATCGGCCAAGCGGAAGATGGTTACCTTGGCGTTCAAGCCGCCAAACAACTCAAACCCGATTTAGTTGTCATGGATATTGGTCTGCCTCGCCTAGATGGCATTGCTGCCACCCAAAAAATTAAAGCTGAACTCCCCCATACACGAGTCGTCATGCTCACCTCTCATACCACGGAAAATGAAATTATTGCCGCCCTCTCTAGTGGAGCAGATGCCTATTGTATTAAAGGTGCTAATGTAGACCGACTCTTGGCCGCGATTTCTGCTGCTCAGGAAGGAGCAACCTATCTCGATCCCCAAATTGCCCGTCAAGTGATTAGTCATCTCAAACCCCCCACTCCCCAAGGCAATATTGCCAATTTATCAGAGCGTGAATCAGAAGTGCTGAAGTTAATGGTGGAAGGATATAGCAATCCTCAGATTGCCGAGCAACTCTACCTCAGTCCGAATACGGTCAAAACCCATGTACGGGGAATTATGAATAAGTTAGCGGTCGATGACCGGGTACAAGTGGCGGTAAAAGCTTTGCGAGAAGGGCTGGTGTAGCAATGCCAGTCCCTATTGCTTGGTCTATTCCAATCTGAGTTAAGTCTAAGCTTCTCGGTTTTTTTCCGTTAATCCTAAGCCAGCCACTTCCATCAGCAGGGCTGTACCGGGTAATCCAGGAGGGACGCTTTTTAGAGAGAGCAGTCCAGAAGCAACGCAGACACCGCCAATTAAAAATAGGGCAGCACCACCAGTAACTAATCCTTGGGCAACTTTGGTTTGGAGTTCGGGTTTCATAAGGGTTTTAAGTTTTTTGTCGATTCTATTGGATTGTGACGGATCTAATGTTAAGTAATGATAAGCCTTTTTCAGCATGTTGTCATCTGATAGGCGAATTAACATTGATGAGAATCAATAGAACGCATAAGCTCGGTAGAGGGACACAGAAGAGAGTACAAAGGTGGAAATGGGCGGAGGGTAAGCTGTGGGCCAACTGTTTGCCAAGGGTCACTTGAGGGCAACTGAGCCATCTCCTAACCTATATGGGGTTTACTCTCGGTAATTCTACCACTCCGGTGTAAATGGCCCTAACAAATATTAAATTTCATTATAGGTTTGATTAGAAATTCCCCAGTTTATCGGATTTTGACCTCGATTAAACGGATTACTCGCTTTAAGTTCGATACCCTGATAAGGAATAGTTCTTAGACCTTGTGCTAAAACCGATCTTGATTCTAAACGACTTGCACTGAGCCACAGCTATGAGCATTCAGCCTCCTAATTCCCATCCATCTTCCTTACCTTCGACAACAGACTCTCCCAAGCTTGACTCTATGGTTGAGCAGCGAACCAGTCAACTTGAGCAAGCACTAAAGTTTGAGGCCATGCTCAAGCGGATTACGGATAAAGTTCGAGATAGTTTAGATGAAACCCAAATTTGGCAAACTGCTGTCCGCGAATTGACGTTAGTGTTGGGAATTAAGGGATGTAATGCTTCTCTGTATGACTTAGAGAAGGGAACGTCTACCATTTGCTCGGAATATGCGGCGACTATTCCGGCAATTCATGGCCGGGTGGCAAAATTAGCTAAGTTTCCTGAGTTGTATCAACAACTGCTTCGTGGGCAGTATTTTCAATTTTGCTCCTTGTTGCCCAATCCGGAACGGGGGCGATCGGCAATGTTAGCTTGTCCTATTTTTGACAATCAAGGAGTGCTGGGGGATTTGTGGCTGGTCCACCATGCGGAGTATCAGTTTAGTGAGCTAGAACTTCGATTGGTGCAGCAAGTGGCGAATCAATGTGCGATCGCCATCCGTCAAGCCCGTTTGTTTCAATCCTCACAAGCTCAAGTGAAGGAATTGGAAAAACTCAATCATCTCAAGGATGATTTTCTCAGTACTGTTTCCCATGAACTGCGCACTCCGGTTTCAAATATGAAAATGGCGATTCGGATGCTCAATATCTCCTTAGAGCGATATATGACTTCTGAAATTAATCCTCCACCGGAAACTCCCCATCCCCAACGGGAAGGGTTAGAGAAAAAATTGACCCATTACTTACAAATTTTGGGGGCTGAATGTGAGCGGGAAATCAATCTAATTAATGATTTGCTCGATCTCCAGCGATTGGAAAATCAGGAAGCTCCCAGTGAACTGGATCGGATTAATTTGGTTGACTTTATGGAAAAAGTTCTACCCTCTTTCCGCGATCGTTCCCACCATCGTCAACAACACCTT encodes the following:
- a CDS encoding response regulator — protein: MFPSPEHPTPLRVLIVEDDPMMQLGLEQTLTEFPHLEIIGQAEDGYLGVQAAKQLKPDLVVMDIGLPRLDGIAATQKIKAELPHTRVVMLTSHTTENEIIAALSSGADAYCIKGANVDRLLAAISAAQEGATYLDPQIARQVISHLKPPTPQGNIANLSERESEVLKLMVEGYSNPQIAEQLYLSPNTVKTHVRGIMNKLAVDDRVQVAVKALREGLV
- a CDS encoding GAF domain-containing sensor histidine kinase, with protein sequence MSIQPPNSHPSSLPSTTDSPKLDSMVEQRTSQLEQALKFEAMLKRITDKVRDSLDETQIWQTAVRELTLVLGIKGCNASLYDLEKGTSTICSEYAATIPAIHGRVAKLAKFPELYQQLLRGQYFQFCSLLPNPERGRSAMLACPIFDNQGVLGDLWLVHHAEYQFSELELRLVQQVANQCAIAIRQARLFQSSQAQVKELEKLNHLKDDFLSTVSHELRTPVSNMKMAIRMLNISLERYMTSEINPPPETPHPQREGLEKKLTHYLQILGAECEREINLINDLLDLQRLENQEAPSELDRINLVDFMEKVLPSFRDRSHHRQQHLVIEIADDIPDFLSETFSLERVIAELLNNACKYTPPEESIQFKAWLEEPLEFLPAHHDTIMTRPKLWIEVKNTGVEIAQPELDRIFDKFYRIPSADPWKQGGTGLGLALVKKLTERLGGKIEVNSGNDIPFVAFTIVLPMQMLKG